A DNA window from Calliphora vicina chromosome 1, idCalVici1.1, whole genome shotgun sequence contains the following coding sequences:
- the kra gene encoding protein krasavietz, translating to MSQKTERPVLSGQRIKTRKRDEREKYDPTGFRDAVIAGLETTEGDLEKISKYLDIAGNKLDYRRYGEVLFDILIAGGLLVPGGSISQDGEKPRTNFCIFEAPEDMEAMRNHEQVFIKLMRRYKYLEKMFEEEMKKVLVFIKGFTPSERIKLARMTALWLVNGSVPPTVLLVLNNEHLIKDGIALDFLVELFVTFKQEKGIASLIQTLKKGGLESKLMDFFPPNKRTEENFKQVFLDKELTEIIKLHKAQASQEAKRELQQTLIDDINDEKPHSEINADIKEFAAKSNIPENEIIVIIWSTIMSLGEWNKKEELVTDQAVRHLKNYCPLFQAFTGTDRAELSLILKVQEFCYENMNFMKAFQKIILLFYKTEILSEVVIMRWYKDAHSSKGKMHFLEQMKKFVEWLQNAEEESESEDEQKNGE from the exons ATGAGTCAAAAAACTGAAAGACCAGTACTATCAGGTCAGCGCATCAAGACCAGAAAAAGAGATGAAAGAGAAAAATATGACCCAACGGGATTCCGTGATGCGGTCATTGCTGGTCTCGAAACAACTGAAGGTGACTTAGAAAAAATCTCTAAATATTTAGATATCGCTGGTAATAAACTTGATTATCGCCGTTACGGCGAAGTACTATTTGACATATTAATTGCTGGTGGTCTCTTAG ttccTGGTGGTTCAATCTCACAGGATGGCGAGAAGCCACGcacaaatttttgtatattcgaAGCCCCCGAAGATATGGAAGCAATGCGTAACCATGAGCag gTATTCATCAAGCTCATGCGTCGATATAAGTACTTGGAGAAGATGTTCGAGGAGGAAATGAAGAAAGTATTAGTCTTCATTAAAGGTTTTACTCCAAGCGAACGCATTAAACTTGCGCGTATGACAGCGCTATGGTTAG TTAATGGTTCGGTGCCACCCACTGTTTTATTGGTACTCAATAATGAACATTTAATAAAGGATGGTATTGCTCTTGATTTTTTGGTTGAACTATTTGTCACCTTTAAACAGGAGAAGGGTATTGCTTCCCTTATACAAACACTTAAGAAGGGTGGTTTAGAAAGCAA ACTTATGGACTTTTTCCCACCAAACAAACGTACTGAAGagaattttaaacaagttttccTTGACAAGGAACtcactgaaattattaaattgcaTAAAGCCCAAGCCAGTCAAGAGGCTAAACGTGAATTGCAACAAACCCTTATTGATGATATTAACGATGAGAAACCACACTCAGAAATCAATGCAGACATTAAAGAATTTGCCGCTAAATCCAACATTCCGGAAAACGAAATTATCGTCATTATATGGTCGACCATTATGTCGCTAGGCGAATGGAACAAGAAAGAGGAATTGGTTACCGATCAAGCTGTACGCCATTTGAAAAACTATTGCCCTCTATTCCAGGCCTTTACCGGCACCGATCGTGCAGAATTATCATTGATCTTGAAAGTTCAAGAATTCTGTTATGAGAATATGAACTTTATGAAAGCTTTCCAGAAGATCATATTATTGTTTTACAAAA ctGAAATTCTATCGGAAGTGGTTATCATGCGTTGGTACAAAGATGCCCATTCTAGCAAGGGTAAAATGCATTTCCTTGAACAAATGAAGAAATTTGTTGAATGGCTACAAAATGCCGAAGAAG aATCTGAATCTGAGGATGAACAAAAGAATGGAGAATAA
- the mag gene encoding lipase 3, with product MRSFCMIISLGLLAFASAAKLDPSCMLKEMTPTDERIHAHGYPAESHHVETEDGYVLNLFRIPYSHKLQNQNAKRPVILLQHGLFSNSDCWLSTGPDYALAYLMVDAGFDVWLGNARGNIYSRQNTKISLNNPKFWHFDWHEIGKIDIPTMIDFIIEETGEQQIHYAGHSQGTTVYFVMMSERPEYNMKIKSAHMLAPCAFFEHGTSYAFKVFRPLVGKPGGIWNQALGDLELLPQNTLIAGVADTACGTDPALKFLCKNLWLLFAGEGYTNTNVTAMQVLVETHPGGASSNQGIHYIQLSDYNKGRFCQKDYGPKQNKQIYGQEQAPDYNLANIKAPTYLYSSTNDALCDPKDVNTLVANTPHLAGDYRVPEQSFNHLDFIVAHNMKELVNDPVMANIFKHEDSL from the exons ATGAGGAGTTTTTGTATGATAATTAGCTTAGGCCTATTGGCATTTGCCTCGGCTGCTAAATTGGATCCCAGCTGTATGCTGAAAGAAATGACTCCTACG GATGAACGTATACACGCTCATGGTTATCCAGCTGAATCGCATCATGTAGAGACCGAGGATGGTTATGTTTTGAACTTATTCCGTATACCCTATTCacataaattacaaaatcaaaATGCCAAACGTCCTGTTATTCTATTGCAACATGGTCTCTTCAGTAACTCCGATTGTTGGCTGTCCACCGGTCCCGATTATGCTTTAGCTTACCTCATGGTCGATGCCGGTTTCGATGTCTGGCTGGGCAATGCTCGTGGCAATATTTATTCTAgacaaaataccaaaatttctcTAAACAATCCGAAATTCTGGCATTTCGATTGGCatgaaattggaaaaattgATATTCCAACCATGATCGATTTCATCATTGAGGAGACGGGTGAACAGCAAATACATTATGCTGGTCATTCGCAAGGTACTACCGTTTACTTTGTCATGATGTCTGAGCGTCCAGAAtacaatatgaaaattaaatctgCCCATATGTTGGCTCCTTGTGCTTTCTTCGAACATGGCACCTCATATGCTTTCAAAGTCTTCCGTCCTCTAGTGGGTAAACCGGGTGGCATTTGGAATCAGGCTCTAGGTGATTTGGAATTATTGCCTCAAAACACTTTGATTGCTGGTGTTGCGGATACTGCTTGTGGCACTGATCCCGCTTTGAAGTTCTTGTGCAAAAATTTGTGGCTTCTTTTTGCCGGTGAAGGTTACACTAACACCAATGTCACTGCTATGCAAGTTCTGGTGGAGACCCATCCCGGCGGTGCATCCAGCAACCAGGGTATTCATTATATTCAGTTGAGTGATTACAACAAGGGTCGCTTTTGTCAAAAGGATTATGGTccaaaacaaaataagcaaATCTATGGCCAAGAACAGGCTCCTGACTATAATCTGGCCAACATTAAGGCACCTACGTACTTGTATTCCAGTACAAATGATGCTTTGTGTGATCCTAAAGATGTTAATACTTTGGTCGCTAATACGCCACACTTGGCGGGAGATTATCGTGTTCCTGAGCAAAGTTTCAATCATTTGGATTTCATTGTGGCCCACAATATGAAGGAGCTGGTAAATGATCCCGTTAtggcaaatattttcaaacatgaAGATTCTTTGTAA
- the mRpS18A gene encoding large ribosomal subunit protein mL66: MALLRRAAVNLWKTNLLNAKPITTTAVNHIKEIQQKTEKDSLIIEAISKPSPRDGNMLKAACSEKFCPECTLGLELKHTDVLILSQYVRSDGCMLPKRITGLCHRQQKKIGTLVTMAQKAGLMPNLAPEKSKKDPKKRYGWKKFNKYFLESTIRY; the protein is encoded by the exons ATGGCTTTATTAAGAAGAGCTGCTGTAAAtctttggaaaacaaatttattaaatgctaAACCCATAACAACCACAGCGGTAAACCACATTAAGGAAA tacaacaaaaaaccgaaaaggaTAGTTTAATTATTGAGGCTATTTCCAAACCTTCTCCCCGTGATGGCAATATGCTAAAGGCTGCCTGTTCGGAAAAATTCTGTCCCGAATGCACTTTGGGTTTAGAGCTGAAGCATACAGATGTTTTAATTTTGTCTCAGTATGTCAGATCGGATGGCTGTATGTTGCCCAAGCGTATAACCGGTTTGTGCCACAGGCAACAAAAGAAAATTGGCACTTTGGTGACAATGGCTCAAAAGGCTGGTTTGATGCCGAATTTAGCACCAGAGAAGAGTAAAAAAGATCCCAAGAAACGTTATGGCTggaagaaatttaataaatatttccttGAAAGCACTATTAGgtactaa
- the LOC135949513 gene encoding zinc finger protein 383-like, with protein sequence MAFDLCIDKNLFLDTTCRTCSRFFSENVKFYKIFEEKLKTSTNEGAGAVEGSLQAGDLKESKVYETCEEIKDIFEDLNIWKLNIKPFDGLPQQLCEECFQRFKQVKAFREECLDSQRILQSYFLDFDNLLDVGKLSPTADLVKLELDNQNDAVLGKDSARSSPKCCTQELMSPFSSPRLRLSPRFAELGNCLDTSSSMGTPPPLFEEIKTEPIDMETMEVMKAESELPFQEPLKKEYTIRSPNNSSDEESSTPTSDEEVETEDSSSSDEESLQDFKLKQKKKLHSYLKCKICGQSCQNRQQLKMHHMRFHPQEKPFECDICTSTFKSSFLLAQHKLKHNRPDTMQCDECKKYFRSQLHLQRHFKNFHLKSTYTCHICNQQFENYTQMRFQYHVRQHGEKRFSCSYCDKAFHQKIHLINHERTHTKEQPFRCDLCGKAYRQQTACQEHMKTHKDPTPFKCKHCSKEFSQRSTLRIHMQKMHNLEKQSNTTQNFARNSGNTAAVFEQHNFMSF encoded by the exons aTGGCTTTTGATTTATGCATCGACAAGAACTTATTCCTAGACACTACATGTCGAACATGTAGTAGATTTTTTAGCGAGAATGtaaagttttacaaaatattcGAGGAGAAACTTAAGACATCCACTAATGAGGGTGCTGGTGCAGTGGAAGGGTCCCTGCAAGCAGGTGATCTAAAAGAAAGCAAGGTGTATGAGACCTGCGAGGAGATCAAGGATATCTTTGAGGATCTCAATATATGGAAATTGAAT ATCAAACCATTTGATGGTTTGCCTCAGCAGTTGTGTGAGGAATGTTTTCAGCGTTTCAAACAGGTGAAAGCATTTCGTGAAGAGTGCCTCGACAGTCAACGCATATTGCAAAGCTATTTCTTGGATTTTGATAATCTATTGGATGTGGGCAAACTATCACCTACTGCAGACTTGGTAAAATTGGAGTTAGACAACCAGAATGATGCAGTTTTAGGCAAAGATTCAGCTAGATCTTCACCCAAGTGCTGCACACAAGAGTTAATGTCTCCTTTTAGCAGTCCCCGTTTGAGACTAAGTCCTCGTTTTGCCGAACTGGGTAATTGTCTCGATACTTCATCCTCTATGGGAACACCACCCCCCTTATTCGAGGAAATCAAAACTGAACCCATAGATATGGAAACTATGGAAGTAATGAAAGCAGAATCTGAATTACCGTTTCAAGAACCTTTGAAAAAAGAATATACCATTAGATCTCCCAATAATTCTTCGGATGAAGAATCCTCCACCCCTACTTCAGATGAGGAGGTAGAAACTGAAGACTCCTCCTCGTCGGATGAAGAGTCCTTGCAGGatttcaaattgaaacaaaagaaaaagttgCACTCTTATTTGAAGTGTAAAATATGTGGCCAATCTTGTCAAAATCGCCAACAGCTCAAAATGCATCATATGCGTTTTCATCCACAGGAGAAACCCTTCGAATGTGACATTTGCACCAGCACTTTCAAGTCTAGTTTTCTGTTGGCCCAACATAAGCTCAAGCACAATCGTCCCGATACCATGCAGTGTGATGAGTGCAAGAAATATTTCCGCAGCCAGCTACATTTGCAAAGACATTTTAagaatttccatttaaaatctaCCTACACTTGTCACATTTGCAACCAACAATTCGAAAACTATACGCAAATGCGTTTTCAATATCATGTGCGGCAGCATGGAGAAAAACGTTTCTCGTGTTCGTACTGTGACAaggcttttcaccaaaagatCCATTTGATCAATCATGAAAGGACTCACACAAAAGAACAGCCATTTCGCTGTGATTTATGCGGCAAGGCCTATCGCCAGCAGACCGCCTGTCAGGAGCACATGAAAACCCACAAGGATCCCACTCCCTTCAAATGTAAACATTGCTCCAAGGAGTTCTCGCAACGTTCTACACTGCGAATACACATGCAGAAAATGcacaatttggaaaaacaatCAAACACTACTCAAAACTTTGCTAGAAATTCTGGGAATACGGCTGCAGTATTTGAGCAACAtaattttatgagtttttaa